In the bacterium genome, GATGTGGGTGCCGTCCTAGGCATCAACCGGGCGATGGTGTCGTACTGGGAAGCAGGCACCAGAACCCCGAACGATCGGCAACTGGGCGCCATGGCCCGGCTCTACGGCATCGAACTAATCGATCTCGTCGAAGGCCGCGACGTCGACCCGGACGCCGACGACTTAGCGAGCATGCTGTTACGTGCCAATGACGGCGTCGACCCTGGTGCCACGCCGGGTATCCGTGAGTTCGTCCAGTTCCTTGATCGCTTCGCCGAGCTAGCTCGAATCGTGGACGAACCCATCCGGGGTCTGTCTCAGAGCCCTTTCGTATTTCGGCAGAATTTCTCGCAGAAGGACGACATCCGCCGCAAGGCGGAAGAGGTACGCGACTACCTTCGTCTCGGCTCAGCCCCAATCTCCGATCTTGACCCTGTTTGCGAGGCTCTCGGTATCGCCATATACCGCGCACCTCTCGGACCGGATCTCCAAGTCTCTCCGTCGGGCGCATTTCTCAAGCACCCTGAGGTGGGATTTGCGATCTTGGTCAACCTCGACATGACACCTGGCCGGCGTCGGTTCACCGTCGCGCACGAATTGGCGCATGCCCTGTTTCACAGTGATGAGACCAACCAGGTGCTTTCGCACGGCAGGGGCCCACGCGAGATTTTCGCTGACGCATTCGCGGGTGAGTTCCTCATGCCGAGTGAAGGAGTCCGACGCTTCGCCGAAGAGCTCGGCCTGCCGCCTCGCATCAAGGACCCGGTCGACATAATCCACATCCAGCGGTACTTCAAGGTGTCATGGCCCACGGCGCTCGTCCGACTACGCCAGATGAATGCGATTACGCAGGACACTTATGCCGATTTCAGGACTTCCGTTCGTCCAGTGTCGCTAGCGCGAGCACTCGGTTACGTCATTCATCCCGAAGAAGACGTCCAGGATCGCGAGCTGTGGCGGATTCGACGCTTCCCCCGTTCTTTCTTGCGAATGCTGCGTCAGGCGGTGGTAACGGAGATCATGTCGCCTCCTAGCGCCGCCGCATTCGCCGGGCTGGCCTTGCCTGACATTGTGCAGGTCCTCGGCAGCCCCCTCGGCGATGTGGAGCAAGAGTCGCCGTATCTTGAAACTGAGTTCAACGAGTTTGAGGTCACAGGTGTTGTCTGAGGGTTCTCACATCATCGACACCGTGGTGCTGATGTACTTCCTGTTAGTCGGGCGGGAGGCACTACTAGCCGACCTCCTGGGCAGACCACTCCAAGTTCCATTGGCGGTATACGACCCTGAGGACAGAAGGCCGCCGGAGGGAACTTCCCCAAAGTCAGAATTGCTCTCCGAAATGAGACAGGCGATAAGGCACTACGAGGCCGCGGCTGAGGCGGCTGCGGAATCAGAGTCCTCCGATAATGAGTTCGAGCCATTCGACCGGATCAAACGCATCGATGATCTCTACGACAACGGGAGTCTCGTTACCGTTGCGATGACTTCTGAAGAGCTGCTGCTGGCCGCACAGCTCCAAAGCAGCGATGCCCCCGCGCACGGGCTGAATGTCGGCCTCGGACCCGGCGAGGCGGCATGCGTCGCGATCTCCCATACACGAGGGTGGACAATCGCAACCGACGATGCCGATGCGTTCAAGGTGCTCGACCGGCTAAACGCCGACCACGACTACCCCTACGAACGCATTCGCAAGCTTCTGGTTCGTGCCGCTGATGAAGGGCGCGTCTCACGCGAGGAAGCAAACCGCCTGCACGACGAGATGCGCGCACTGGGATTCTGGGACTCCGGCCAGCCGTTTTCCTGAGCCGCACATAGTGGGGACCGCCTTACATCTAGTTGGCAGGGCATGCTGGCCCGCCTCGACGGAGTGATCCACCTCTACCTCAACGGCTGGGCCGACCTCGACGAAGATACGGGCACCGGCACCGGGCGCTGGTATGTGATCGAGCACTTCAAGCGTCCTGGTGAAGACCCCATGACCATGTACGGCTACTACGACGACGAGTACTGCCGGGAAGACGGCCAGTGGAAGTTCGCCCGCCGATCCCTCAACCGCATCTACTACGGCCCGCCCGACATGTCCGGCGAATTCACCGGCTTTCGATCTGGTCCGAATAGAGCCACAAGTGGCTAATATTGGACCAGTGGTTCACATAGAGCTAGAGCGAATCGAAGCATTGGAACTGATGGGCATGGTGCTGGCGCATCTGAGCAACGCCGAGGCGGTTGGCGATCTGTCGCCTCGGGTTCCGATGTTGATGTCGATTCGAGACAAGCTGGCCGACGGACTACGGGAGCAGCCATGAGCTATCGAGAAGCAGACGTTTCCGCAGCTGAAGCTGCGATGGACAAGTACCGGAGTGGACTAGAGGGGGAGGTAGGCGCTGCCTTGTCGGTAGTCGGCCTCAGCTCCGAGCGTGCCCACAAGGAGATGGTGATCCGCGATGACATGATCCGGGTGGCCCACCGCGTCGGAGCCTCACTTCGACAAATCGCCGAAGTCTCTGGACTCGGCCGCAAGACAGTCACCGCCATCGTCGAGTCCGACCAAATGCGAGCCTGACTAATGGGGAATGGCCCGAAACCTCAGATTGGCTCGACCGCATAGCCGCACTGGTGCGCGGCCACCGGCTGGAGTGATCCCCCTAGCCGGACTAGCGGCAGGCCCGTTCGACCAGCCAGCCGAAGATGGGGTCGGTGGGGCGGGTGGGCATCATCTCGGGGTGCCATTGGACGGCGACCACCAGATCGCCCATCTCCAAGCCCTCGATGGCACCGTCGTCGGACTTTGCGGTGACGGTGAGGTCGCGGCCGAGCTGATCCACCGTTTGGTGGTGGAGGCTGTTGACCTCAGCAGACGGGCCGTACAGCTCGCCCAGGATCGATCCTTCAGCGAAGCTCACCTGATGGATGGCGGTGTCGATGGGAAGATCGAACCGGCCGTGCTCGGGAACGTGTTGGTGAAGGGTGCCGCCCTGGTGGACGTTGATGACCTGAATGCCCCGGCAGATGCCGAGGACGGGGATATCGGCATCCAACGCAGCCGATAGCAGCCCGAGCTCCAGGTCATCGCGCTCCTGTTCAGGGGCCAGCAGCTCGGGGCGGGGTTCGGCTCCGTAGCGAATCGGGTCGATGTCGGTCCCCCCGGGCAGCACGATCCCGTCAAGCCGTTCGCTGACCGCGGCAATGTCGATTTCGATGGGGAGATGAACGGGAATGCCCCCGGCTTCGATCACGCCGCGGGCGTAGTCGGCGAAATACAGATCGATATCACGGTCGTCGAACACCTCGGGAAAGCCAGACATCTCCGAGGCCCGCTTGCGCCGACCCGGCAGTCCGATCAAAGGGGGTTTCGTGGCCATCGAATTGTTCGCTTCCAAACGCTCTCGCTGTCAAAGATAGTTTGAATTGCGGTGGATACTCCGATTCGAGATGTCGACGACACCATTGCCTGGAGCAGACCTCGGAGCCGATGCGAACCCGGTCGAACTTCGTCCACGGCGTGCTGTCGGTGGGCATGCAACCAAAGGAGGCCAATTGACTACCGGCAGCGACAGCAGGGTGCGGGTGGCGGTTGATCAGGAGCTGTGCATCGGCGGTGGGATATGCGAGATGCTCGAACCCGAGATGTTCGAGTTGGATGGCGACATCGTCATTTCATCGGTCATTGGCGATGGCCTCTTGCCCCGACCGCGGGCTGAGGTGGCGGTAGACCGCTGCCCCGGACAGGCCATCTCCATCATCGAATAGGAGCAGTAATGGAGACCTACGACAACTGGATCGACGGGGGGTTCGCTCCCCCGCCCAACGGCCGGCGCATGGCCACAACCAATCCATTCTCTGGGGAGTCGTGGGCCGAGGTGGCCGACGACCCGGCCGCGGTGGACGACGCGGTTCGGGCTGCCCGGCGGGCGTTTACCGACGGCCCCTGGGCCACCATGGCCGCCACTGAGCGGGCCCGGCTGATGCGCCGCTTGGGCGAGCTGTTGAGCCGAGACGCCGAGCTGTTGGGCCAGGTCGAGACCCGTGACAACGGCAAGATCATCCGCGAGACATCGGCCCAGGCCAAGGGCTTGCAGGGCTACTACGACTTCTTTGCCGGGATGGCCGACAAGATCGGCGGGGAGCAGCTTCCCAGCCCGTCGCCCAATTTCTTGGTGTACACCGAGCGCGAGCCCATCGGCGTGGTAGGTGCCATCGTCCCGTGGAACTCGCCATTGGCCCTGTTGACCTGGAAGCTCGCTCCGCTGTTGGCCGCCGGTTGCACGGTGGTGGTCAAACCTTCCGACATCACCCCGGTCACCGCCCTGTTGCTGGCCGAGCGGACCGCGGAGGCCGGGTTTCCCCCCGGAGTCATCAACGTGGTGACCGGCGGTGCCGAGGTGGGCGCGGCCATCACCTCTCACCCCGACATCGACAAGATCACCTTCACCGGCGGCGGGGCCACCGCCAAGCACGTGGCCCGGGCCGCGGCCGACAACTTGACCCCCACGGTGCTGGAGCTGGGCGGCAAGTCTCCCCAGATCATCTTCTCCGACGCCGACCCCGAGGCGGTGACCAACGGGCTATTGGCCGGGATCTTCGCGGCCAGCGGACAGACGTGTATTGCCGGGTCAAGAGCCTACATCCACCGCGACATCGTTGACGAGGTGGTCGGCCGGGTGGTGGCCCGGGCCAATGAGCTGGTGCTGGGTGATCCCTCCGATCCGGCCACCGAGATGGGACCGTCGGCCTCTGACGCCCAGCGCGACCGGATTCTGGCCATGATCGACCAGGCCCGCACCGAGGGAGCCACCATTGCCGCCGGCGGAGTGGTCGACTCTGAACTGGGAGGGCGGTTCGTGCGTCCTACCGTGATTACCGACGTGACCAACCAGTCCACCATCGTGAGGGAAGAGGTGTTCGGCCCGGTGCTGGCGGTGCTCGACTTCGAAGACGAAGACGAGGTGATCAAACTGGCCAACGACAGCGACTACGGGCTAGCCGCCGGCATTTGGACCAACGACATCCGCCGGGCCCACCGAGTGTCGAGAGCACTCCGGGTGGGCACGGTGTGGATCAACACCTACCACAACGTGAGCTACATGGCCCCCTTCGGCGGCTTCAAGCAATCAGGTTACGGCCGGGACAACGGCCTCGAAGCCCTCGACGGCTTCCTCCAGACCAAAACCGTCTGGATCGAGCTCACCGGCGCCACCCGCGACCCGTTTGTGATCGGGTAAGCAAAAGGGAGGCGGGACGCCAGTAGTGCTGGGCTAGTAGTCGCGAACCTCTTCGATCCAGTCTTGCTGTTCGCGGAGTAGGGGTGTGCACAGCATGATTGCTAGAAGGCTGTTGTCCCGGGTTAAGTGTGCAACTGTGGGCTGATGGACTGTGGCGTGCCGTGAAACTGTTTCGGGGGCCTGATCCCC is a window encoding:
- a CDS encoding XRE family transcriptional regulator, coding for MSQLGETLARARTSARYSQDDVGAVLGINRAMVSYWEAGTRTPNDRQLGAMARLYGIELIDLVEGRDVDPDADDLASMLLRANDGVDPGATPGIREFVQFLDRFAELARIVDEPIRGLSQSPFVFRQNFSQKDDIRRKAEEVRDYLRLGSAPISDLDPVCEALGIAIYRAPLGPDLQVSPSGAFLKHPEVGFAILVNLDMTPGRRRFTVAHELAHALFHSDETNQVLSHGRGPREIFADAFAGEFLMPSEGVRRFAEELGLPPRIKDPVDIIHIQRYFKVSWPTALVRLRQMNAITQDTYADFRTSVRPVSLARALGYVIHPEEDVQDRELWRIRRFPRSFLRMLRQAVVTEIMSPPSAAAFAGLALPDIVQVLGSPLGDVEQESPYLETEFNEFEVTGVV
- a CDS encoding gamma-glutamyl-gamma-aminobutyrate hydrolase family protein (Members of this family of hydrolases with an active site Cys residue belong to MEROPS family C26.) gives rise to the protein MATKPPLIGLPGRRKRASEMSGFPEVFDDRDIDLYFADYARGVIEAGGIPVHLPIEIDIAAVSERLDGIVLPGGTDIDPIRYGAEPRPELLAPEQERDDLELGLLSAALDADIPVLGICRGIQVINVHQGGTLHQHVPEHGRFDLPIDTAIHQVSFAEGSILGELYGPSAEVNSLHHQTVDQLGRDLTVTAKSDDGAIEGLEMGDLVVAVQWHPEMMPTRPTDPIFGWLVERACR
- a CDS encoding ferredoxin produces the protein MRVAVDQELCIGGGICEMLEPEMFELDGDIVISSVIGDGLLPRPRAEVAVDRCPGQAISIIE
- a CDS encoding aldehyde dehydrogenase, whose amino-acid sequence is METYDNWIDGGFAPPPNGRRMATTNPFSGESWAEVADDPAAVDDAVRAARRAFTDGPWATMAATERARLMRRLGELLSRDAELLGQVETRDNGKIIRETSAQAKGLQGYYDFFAGMADKIGGEQLPSPSPNFLVYTEREPIGVVGAIVPWNSPLALLTWKLAPLLAAGCTVVVKPSDITPVTALLLAERTAEAGFPPGVINVVTGGAEVGAAITSHPDIDKITFTGGGATAKHVARAAADNLTPTVLELGGKSPQIIFSDADPEAVTNGLLAGIFAASGQTCIAGSRAYIHRDIVDEVVGRVVARANELVLGDPSDPATEMGPSASDAQRDRILAMIDQARTEGATIAAGGVVDSELGGRFVRPTVITDVTNQSTIVREEVFGPVLAVLDFEDEDEVIKLANDSDYGLAAGIWTNDIRRAHRVSRALRVGTVWINTYHNVSYMAPFGGFKQSGYGRDNGLEALDGFLQTKTVWIELTGATRDPFVIG